In the Primulina tabacum isolate GXHZ01 chromosome 7, ASM2559414v2, whole genome shotgun sequence genome, agtgattaaaaaatgatatatatggaTTAATAATATGGTGAGGTAAATAACatggtgtttggtatgattttaaaatgatggattaattttgtaaattttattgtaatgacaaaaatgccccaaattttaattaaatatatattcttaaaataattggatagataagtaaatatttataattataatttacatgtattaaaattaatttaaatatatttattagaaataaatttgtaaaatgcatttactttaataattaaaatagcaataatattttgaatgttaatgttaaataaagttttagtaaaaattacaatattattgttttttcttaaaataattataaatatttttaaaataatttgatagataattaaatatttataattaataattaaaatagtagtaatattttgaaaattaattttaatgttaaataaagtttagtgatattataatattattgtttttttaaataattataaatatttttaaaataattaaatatttataattattatttatatttattaaaattaatttaaatatatttattagaaatatatttgaaaatattacggtaatcattaaacacaataaattagaatttaataaatatttatttccaTAAAAATTTGTTATcgaaattcaaatatcaatataTCTTCGAACGTGGAGATTAATATAACCTAAAAACTAAAGGCCTAGCATTTCATCCTCAAAACATCCTAACGAGggaatgaatctttttttaaaaaaaatcatgtcaATCGTATTTTATCTTTGCTTttgaaaaatatggtatttgtcaaaaaaaaagaaaaaatggtatattaatattattaaaatacatTGTTAACTTAGAAgatctttcaaattttcggtgagatattaatattaatatacatTGTCCTTACTGAAtcttttatgagacggtcttaTAAATCTTTATTCATGATATAGATCAATCAtactcatatttataataaaaagtaatacttttgacataaacagcaatattttttcataggtGACTCAAATAGAAGATTCATGTcacaaaattaatatataaaatcgTCTCGCAATAATTTTTGCGtcattatatatatgatttttgaaaggtCACAATACATTGTTTATGTTTATTCGAATTAAGGCCACAATTAGACATACAAATTGCAACTCATGGAGCCACGAAAACGATGCATGAATATAAGAATGCACCAAGTGTCGGCGAGGCATGTGCGCTAAAATGGAATAATTCCAAGTTCTAGAAAGCAAAATAGTTGAGAATATGGACCTAATTTACCCATTTTGTCGAGAAATGATTAAACTCCCCATGGATTAAAGTTAAACATCAACGAGCTATACAAAAATTTACAAAAGGGAGCATCCGATTTCCACGTAGAGTTCGGTGACCAGGAAAGCCGAAAACTCCGTATTATAAGGTAATATTATgtcaaaaattctaaaaatataaACGAAAACTTAatgttataaataaaatattcgattttttttataaattattaaatataataaaagtaATTGTAGGTTTTCCGAACATAGCCAGTTCTGTTAGAAAACCCTTGATCGAATCGGGTCGATTTTCGGGCTATGGAATTTAGGTCGCAGTCCGTCCCCTCTACTTGTTGAGTGGAGGCAAGGGATGGAAAATGACTTGGATATCATCACTATATTTTGTcctcattattattattatacacacacacgcacacacgcacacatacatatatatatatcatcacTATATTTTGTcctcattattattattataaacacacacacacacacatacatatatatatatatatatataatgaggACAAAATGCAAGTCTTTGGTGAAAGAAAGAGAGAGAGATGACGCACAAAAACATTAATTTGCATTCAATTGATCACTAAAACCCATTTTTATTTCAAGCTTTTCACGACTTGCTTTTATAGTAAACTGCATTTCAATAACACACATTCGATTCAAACAAGATTTCAAATGATATTCGTTTTGAACACATTTAGTGAGATGTATTCAATATAGAGAATTGATAATTTTAAAtgactttttaaaaattatagattttcgtggatttaataaatttttattgatttttatagaattttaaaGATTTGTAAACAGAATTCTATCGATTTTTGTGGACTTTTGGCAAGATTTTTGTAGACATttgtaaaaaatttaattaatgatgtgaattttgtactttcatgaacatatattatatatatatatatatatatatatatatatatatatattctttgaactaataattatttgacataaataaaatcttcattttaaaataattttgttactgtaaataaatttttcttatttaaaaaataaatatatttaatttatgaaaatgaatCACAATTCAGTttataaaaaacaaaatttaaatccTCCGAGTAGTCAATTcaacatgcataattaattaatcaataaatttttaattgataaataacTAATCAAAACAAtatgaaatttaataaattttagatTATTGTTATGAAAAAATCTAAGGTTCATTTGTTGTAAATATGATCAACGTTGCTCCATATTTGATTTACTATAGTATCCCTCCCTGCATCTGTATTTgcttgttgttgtttttgagtgTCAAATATTTGATCAAAGTTGTTATCTTCGTAAATTTGTTCTGATGAAGGTTGTGGAACTCTATTCTCTGGTTCAACTGGAAATTCATCAAATCGACATTCCTTCCGAAGAAAATTGTGCAATCCGGCACGTGCCAATACAAGCTCCGTCTGCGTTGTATATGGAAATGGAGGAgctgttttgaatattttgaaacgcgatttaaatatatcaaatatCCTCTCAGTGACTTCCTCAAAGAGGCATGACGAAGATTGAAAAATTCTTTTGCATCTCCAGGATGACAATCTTGGCCAGTGAATTCTCGGAGATGATAACGAACACATCTAAAAGGTGCCAAGAATTGACACCGATTTGCATATTTACAatccactaattttttttacctaTCGAACCATATTTGTAGAATCAAGTAACAAATGGATAACACATATAAtctttgaaattaattttttaaaaataagtagcatataaaacaaaaaacatgCCTTCTGGCACTTTAAGCATGTTATTTCTTGATACATCTGTCAATATGTTTGAATCATGAGCATATCCCTCCCACCCACTGAGCacataaataaattctaaatcaAAGTTACAAGCTGCTAAAACATTTTGAGAAATTATCCCATGACGATTACGATAACTGTTAGTATCATACCCAAACACTGTTGTTGGAATATGAGTGCCATCAATAGCCCAAATGCAATCCTACAATCagaaaaacataataaaaattgtGGTACTTATAAAAAtaacaactaaaaaaaatttaatcacttactttaaaataaaaataaaatcttgtACTCTCTCTTATTTTTTCTGGAACCACATATCCAGGTTTGACCATCATATCTACTGCAATGATATTCAATGCTCTCAACACCTTGTTGAAGTTTTGGCTAATATTGTATTGTGATCAATCAAATTTTTTACGAATCAATCAATATCGAGTATTTTGATCGACAACAAGTAAAATCCAAATAATCAGAAACTATTCAtcttcaactcataaattcggaAATAAAGGCATAAAAAGAATGCCACAGAGATCATAGATGAATACAATCATCACCATTAAACACTAAAAAGCATGTAAATTTCACAAAGAaatcacttaaaaaaaaaaatttaaaaacaataaatgCAAAGAACCTTCTCAATACGCTTGTCGCTACGGTAGCGCATCATGTACTGCCAACCCGCCATCGACCCGATCCCGGACATGATCCCCATAAACATTCCCGATGGTTGATTTTAACCTCTGGAGTTGATCATATTTGTAAATAAAAGTGGGATTCGAGGTGTGTGGTTGTGTCGAGTTTCATCGAGATAGGGATGCACATCCATCTGTTACGATCAAAAGAATGTGTGGATTGTGAAGATATCTGCAAAATTCCATTTGAAATTCTCGAGATTACTTCTTGTCCAATTCTTCACCCAGAATATCCTCACAAACTACAAAAAAAGTTAGGGGTTAGCGACGATGTATtcaaaactgtcgctaatttcacgaatctttatctgtgagacgggtcaaccctaccgatattcacaataaaaagtaatactcttggcataaaaagtaatacttttcatggatgattacaaaatacgactcgtgagaccgtctcacacaagtttttgtcagtAGATTTTTTTTTGTAGGGACAGTTGTTAATTATTCAATTTCATAAACCAGGTCAAGGGGCATGATCGATGACTTTATTAAGCAAAcaatttacttttttttttcctgtaCAAAAAATTGAATTAGGATAATGAAATTTGTAATTATTACAAAATAGACaattcaattttttcttttattaacTGCGTGCATTTTAAAATGTTACTCACACACCCTACctatattaattagtctagagcaattaattttagttattaagcaataatttaaatactagcaAAAGTTAATTTGGGAGATGCGATAAACATGCAAAATCACTTTTAAATCATCACAATATAGGAGTACTTATTAGTTAATTATctttgtttaatttaattataaataattaaatttatttgattcatattattttataattttaatcacATGAAATTAATGAATATCAATTTACAAAATGTTGAGTACAATAATTGTTCATACTAGTTAGAGCAATCGAAATATGTTTATTGAGCTAccgtataatttttttttgatctATTGGGTGGGGGCACCAATTACAATGAATCTATTTTATTATCACTCTCCGGCATAAGCTCGGTCCTAGTTTGTCTTCATGCATAATCTCCTTCAATCTTGTCGGAGGATCCTCGATAATGCTCCAGCCTCTGTCATGTTCAAGGGATGTCGATGCCAAGAAATCTGCTGCTCTATTCTCCTCTCTATAGATATGATGTACTTTGACTTCCCATTCTTTAGCAAGTAGATTCTTGCATCTTGATACtaagtttaaaagatttgatttgaaCATGGATCACCACCTATAGTTCATAGTAAAACGACAATTGCCCGATCCTACAATTGATATAAGAACCAATGTCAtgagttcgattctcattgattgcaagtaGAGTAATTATTGAGAGAAATATTGTTAGGTGTAATAATTGTTCCTGTTGGTTAGAAAAATTGAAATGTGATGCTTAAGCTGcaatacaatttaaaatatttgagtgaaCTGCTACCACCAAATATATCTTTTGAAAAAGGAAAAGCTCTTGGTTCTATACAAAatgtatattatgatataaaatTAGCTATCCAAATATCTAATAAGAGcttaaaaatataacaaaaaaattaaatatcgaatttaaatataattttataagtGATTCTTTGACATTATAATGATAATTTTTGttaattgatataattttagttGATAATCGTTTGTCATTATATGTACTCAATTTAAGTAAATTGTCATTTGTGCAATAGTAAAATctatttttatgttaatttatttttatagttTTCCCTTACGATTGataatcatatgaaaacaataTACTTGTTTTAAAGAGAATTAATATATTTCTGATTTGAGAGAGTTGTCGTGATGTCGAAATCATGTAATAAACTGATTGAAAAATATGTCATTTGAATATGTGAATATATCTGACTTGTGGTCATGATACTTTTATCTCTTGTTTTTTTTAGGTTGATAAATACTCAGAAACATGATGATATTCAAATATCTTTGAATATTATTTAAATCTTGTAACCATTTTTCACCAGTTAATCACCCACATGCACTTTCATATTATACATATATGACTTTGGGTGCATAAGTCTAGGCATAACATGTTGCTAGAGTAATGGGGGCTAGTATaatcataatttttatttataaaaaagggTCCAAACAGCTTTCCACCAATACTGCAAGAATTGGCCTTCTTTAATTGGTGATAACACTAAACTTTGTAGTTCAAGAACGATTTTACAAAATTATATTTACGAGATTGGTTGATCAAGTTCATACtcacagtaaaaaaataatatttttgacataaaaaaaacaCATTTTCACTGAAACCAGCATATATTACACAATatgtttttgatataaaaaatatttttcactcaacTCACTATATATTACacaatataattttgatataaaaaataatatttttcactcaaATCAGCATAAATTACATGATATTTCTTCATATTATAACtaacaaaaatgatattatttaagtgaaaaataatcttttagacataaaaaataataattttcatacTAATACTTTCACAgtaatataatatagtaaatacgTGAAATAGAATTTTTATCAATCGTGTCGAAATATGGTAACAAAATCACCATATCACCTTaatcttaaaacaaaaaaatatgaagtaccataattttaaaaatccaaGAATTATTAAGTAAATACTGTGACAGAAACAGATTTTCAAAATGGGATGACAGTTGACATATTTCAAATCaacacaaaaatataaaaatttacatAATCACTTATTCAAAGGCAAATGATAAATTCTAGTATATAATCTGTCAATGGCTCATAGTCTCTCTCTCAAGGAGATGCAAGCTCGAGAAGATATTTTGGTTCGAGACTCAATTGTAACAATGTCTTTcacaattaaagaaattttaaaaaaactttaacGTTGGATCATGGAACCCATCGACGGTCCATATACGAAGCACAGGCACATTGGGACCGATCCTTAAATGGGCTGTCCCAGGGCTATTAATGGGCTGGGCCATGTCCATATAATTTGGGCCGTAGACAGATCCACTGTGTGGTGTCAGTGCGTCGGTGGAGATATGAGTTTACCAAGAAAATAGGACACAAGGGCAGTTCAAAGTCTCTAGTTTCAGCTCCCCACGATTCTTCACGTAATCACCTGTCACTCTCTATCTTAAACCTCATTTCTTTGTTTCTTTTTGTATAAAAATGATTGATAATTGATAGATTCGATGAGTTGTACTAATTATACAATAATATTTGTATTCCATGGAATAAATTAACATTAAAATCACCACTTCCCTCGTTCTTCTGGGAGGCCCGAAACCTCGCGCGCTTATCCCAAGTTCTCTCTCTCCTCCGCTGTGTATGTAGTCAATGCTGCAACTTAAAAGACGAGGGGAGGGTAAAAGATTGGATCTTGGATATCCCATTTcaagttttaatttttatgttttttagtgGAATCTGATGTTTCTTGCGTTATTGGATCTGGGATTCTTGCTCTTTAAGTAAAGGTATTTACTTTTTTTTGTGAGTTGGAGCTTATTTGTTTACGCAAGTAATTGTGTATTTTGTTGCTGTTGATGCATTTTTTTTTGTCCATTTTGGTGGGTTCATGGTTACCCTTATCGTTTATTTTGATGTTGTGGTGCTGTAATACATGTTTGACTGCCATTTGCTTTCCTTTTCTGTATCAATTATCGAGTGTAAAGGTTCTCTTCTATCTTTTTTGCGCCAAATGCACTGCTCGGTCTGGTGTTTGtagtattctttttttttttcctgtgATTAACTATTCATggtgtgttcttgaagttttactTGTCATTTTCCTCTTTGTTTGACTTTTTTCGTCTAATGCACGCAGGATTTTGTTGGAAAGTTAATGGGGCAGTTTGAAGAAATGACTTCGGATTACTTTTTGATCCTGTGCTTGAACCTGTGTATTCTATGTAATTTTGGCTAAATGGTTACTTGGTTAAATTTGAATTTGTATTTGCTCGAATCGGAtgaataaaagtcgtaaaatggAACTTACTTCTGTAGGAGAGGGAGACATTGTGATTGATATTGAGACCTGTGTAAATTCAAGCAAAGAAGTAATGAGTCTTGAAATTTTGGATGGCCAACTTGAAAATGTGGTATCTTTCACAGTTTGTGGTATGCCGATGGTTGTAGATGAATTGGTGAATGGTGAAATTTCGGTGAGCCTGCCTATAAATGTGAAAAATGTCAGTGAGATTTCTTCAGATTTGGGCAAGAGTGCGAAGAAAGATAGTCGTAAGTCAACGAGTGCTAAAAAGCCTCCTAAACCTCCACGTCCACCGAGATCGTTGCTTGATGCAGCTGACCAGAAACTTATTACAGAGATGGCGGAACTTGCAATGATAAAACGTGCTAGGATGGAACGAATGAAGGTGTTGAAGAAAATGAAAGCGGCAAAAGCTTCATCATCGGCATCTGCATCTGCATCATCGAGTGGCAATTTGGTTGCTTTATTGTTCACCGTTTTGTTTTGTATTGTCGTCATTTTTAAAGGTAACATTTATCTTATTTCAAgctattattttcattattgaTTACTGAATTTGATTCCTCTGTAACAATATTGTTATAATCAATATCACTTTCTTGGTCGGGGCTCATGCTGTGACTCGTTGAAAAGGgtattatttttacaattagCTTAAAACAATCAAATTTATATGCGTTTTTCATCTCATTGCTAAACATAACTAAAGATTAGTACACATATAACTTGATGCACGAGTGAGATGAAAAAGAAGCAATCTTGCTAGATTTTACCATCACAATTGTGGCTATGGGAATACTTGATTCTCTATTGTATTTCATTAGGATGCCATTTATGCCATTCTTCAGGAATGCACCCGAAGAGCAACACCACCATTCACATCCATGGATCTTCTGAATCAAATAGTGAAATAAGTGGAAATAATATCGTGGTTCAAGTTCAAAATCGGCAGAATCTATTCACGAGTAACGCACCCTTGTTAAGCTCTGGATCTCCCTTGTATGTCATCTTTCTAATTTCACTgacttaatttttatattaatggGTGACCAACTCTTGGCCTGCGTGATTGAGCTTCCATTTTCTTGGTTTTGCAGAACTGGTGCCTGGTTCAGATTGCAAGGATGAGGGAAAAGAGTTTCTTGATAAGTGAACTCTGTCTAAAAATTTCTCTCTGAACCGAAAACTAGTACAGTGGTAATAAATACTGAAGGGTCGAATAAATTATTGTCCAATCTCTGCTGCGTTTTGCCACTATTATTCCAAAATTGTATTTGAAGTTGCAGATGGGAAGAAGCTTCTGTCCCTTTTCTTTCTTGATGTTCTTTTGTCCAAGTTTGCTCCTCGTATGTCGTCATTTTGATTGAGAGTACATTTTATTAGGTTGAGTTGCCTTGTTTGAGCTTCTTGAATTGATAATATTCTTGAGTGATTTGTGTTCTtgtgtttattttgaaatacttTTTAGTGGTGTTATTTGATATGCCAGAATTCAGTTCAATAAAAAGCTTGGTCTAACAACATCAAAACCCTTTAAGTTTGAAAAATTAGAACAGTGAAAGGTTTGGTGAAAAGTCATAAACTGAGTTTAATATTGAGAAACTGGAATGTCATAATCTGAAAGGAACTTTATTAGTGCGTTTCTAGCTCTTTATTATGGCTGGTTAAAAACTCAGAATTATTATACGTACATTCTAAAGGCTTCACTATATGTCCGAATACATCACCATCTTTGcgtaaaaaaacaaattatatgCTACTCAATTTCAAGTATGACTTAGCTACCTCACCATCAGGTCCATTGGGGTAGAATCCACGGTGCTCAGTCTCGTTCTCACTTCCACAGTTCCACACACAATCCCAAGTATTTCCTCGTGTGTCCGGTCAAATGCCAATGAGTCTTGATCGCCTGATAACACATTACCTGAACTTTTCCCCCTCTGGACCTTGGCTGGGGTGAACGATGAAACCTTCATCTTTCAATCAACTTGATTTCCAAGCTTATTCCTCAGGTTTGAGATCTTATCTGTAAATTCCAAGCTTATTCCAATCCTGAAGGACTGCATCTTGGCCTGCTTCGACGCCTAGGAGTCCCGCCAGAAGCTGGAATTCCAATAAATATGTAACCCAATATTAGTTGTTAGCACTAGCCACAAGATTATAACCATATATCTAAACCATGCGCCCCCGCGCGCGCGCACACACAGAGACTAGTTGTAGGTGGTTTTGATTTTAAACAACGTATAAGAGTAGATGGATATCACCTTTTTGGCACCCGGGATTCGAGTTGGGGTCGGGGAAATCTAGGaactgtcctttttattgcccTGCAATATGCGTTAAAAGAGCTCTAGCTTGTTGGATCCAGAGTGACATGCAGGTATGTGTGCCCTACAAAGTATTTTTGGAAATTGTAGACAAAATATTTATACCTCTTACTTTAATACTGGATGAAACTTTTAGCCGAAGATAACAAACAATATTCAAACCCTACTGGACCATGATCAAAAGCAAGCTCGAGTAAAGCTTTGATAGTCACTTGCacatcataataataatagtaataataataataaaattgttgGTGAGTTTTCTTCGGACTCGGGAAGGAAAAATTGCAAAAAATGTCGTGTAAGATGGCCTTGCACGGTGATGAATACCATAGGGTCAAGTAAATAATCGTCGAAACTCTCCTGCATTTTGCCATTAAGTGTGCCCAAATTGTATTCGAAGTTGCAGACTGAGGAGCACAACTCCCTTCCCTTTCTTGATAATTTCTTTTCAAACTTTGCTCGTTGAGTATATGTTGTCTTTGATTGAGACTACATTTGGTTAGGCTGTGTGGTTTTATTCTTATGTTTGTTTAAATACTTTTTGCTACTTATTTCTTAAGCCAAAATACAGTTATCCGAGTGCCGTCTTCTTTTAAATTTTGTATGCGGAGTTTGGTCTAATTACATATATGAACCCTTGAAGTTTCAAGAATTAGGACAATTAGTGCACTCTTTGGTGCGAAAGATGAGCATTATGTATCTCTATTTCATCTTATATTTGCTCGAGTTCCGCAAAAGATTAGAGTTACAAACCATAATTATGTTATCTAGAACATATATTGATGTATCATCACTATATCATATATCTATTGGAGAAAATCTATATAACCACATAATTAACCATACTATATaattaagaatttgactgaaaacttTAAACGGAGGGATTTAGGTGGTAGTCCCTTAGTAAGTGGATCCGCAACCATTGAGTTTGTACTGGTATGCTCAATTGACAACTTGTCACTCTGATTCTTTCTTTGACAACCAGAAACTTGATTTCAATATGTTTTGACTTCGTCAATCTCCTATTGTTATTAGAATACATGGCTGCATATTTATTATAACAATGTAATCTTAGTAGCATTTCAAAGCCATCAACAATGCGTGGTCCCGTGACAAAATTTTACAACCATATCCCATGATTGAATGCCTCATAACACATTATAAACTCAACTGCCATGGTAGAAGAGACTATAAGAAACTGTTTAGAAATATTCCAAGAAATGACACCTCCACCAAGGAGATATATGTAATCCGATGTAGTTTCATACTATCTTGGCATCCTGAAAAATCGGAGTCAGTATACCCAACGACCTCAAGCTGATTCAACATCCGATATATGAGCATGTA is a window encoding:
- the LOC142551340 gene encoding uncharacterized protein LOC142551340 isoform X2, whose protein sequence is MNKSRKMELTSVGEGDIVIDIETCVNSSKEVMSLEILDGQLENVVSFTVCGMPMVVDELVNGEISVSLPINVKNVSEISSDLGKSAKKDSRKSTSAKKPPKPPRPPRSLLDAADQKLITEMAELAMIKRARMERMKVLKKMKAAKASSSASASASSSGNLVALLFTVLFCIVVIFKGMHPKSNTTIHIHGSSESNSEISGNNIVVQVQNRQNLFTSNAPLLSSGSPLTGAWFRLQG
- the LOC142551340 gene encoding uncharacterized protein LOC142551340 isoform X1, encoding MNKSRKMELTSVGEGDIVIDIETCVNSSKEVMSLEILDGQLENVVSFTVCGMPMVVDELVNGEISVSLPINVKNVSEISSDLGKSAKKDSRKSTSAKKPPKPPRPPRSLLDAADQKLITEMAELAMIKRARMERMKVLKKMKAAKASSSASASASSSGNLVALLFTVLFCIVVIFKGCHLCHSSGMHPKSNTTIHIHGSSESNSEISGNNIVVQVQNRQNLFTSNAPLLSSGSPLTGAWFRLQG